In the Kribbella sp. NBC_00482 genome, one interval contains:
- a CDS encoding YifB family Mg chelatase-like AAA ATPase, translated as MALAHTWSVALVGLEGHLVEVEADIAQGLPKTTLIGLPDTSLSEARDRVRAAMVNSGERFPDRKVTIGLSPATLPKTGSHYDVAIALSLLTAAGAVDPGVLRRTAIIGELGLDGRIREVRGALAMTLAASRAGFDRIVVPDLNVGEARLVPGIEVYGARSLRQVLALLRGTEIPDEAPPRAEPRLVSESLVRLPEVDLDDIIGQQEGRRAIEAAAAGGHHLFLHGPPGSGKTMLAERLAGLMPDLSTDDSLEVSAVHSLAGLLTNDAELVHRPPFIAPHHTASLASLVGGGTGVPRPGAISCAHRGILFVDEAPEMHPLALDSLRQPLESGFVEIHRAAAVAKFPARFMLVLAANPCPCGLSGTNQGICSCTPQHLARYRQRISGPIKDRLDIQRQILPAARTITDGQSVESTAVVAARVQAARDRQTHRYRETAWTLNSEIPGPVLRREHPLDEASQELLEDHYSAGRLTARGFDRVVRLAWTLTDLAGAAIPTADQTHEAFQLRSGEPLTQLADLRPLKGPTK; from the coding sequence ATGGCCCTCGCGCACACCTGGTCCGTCGCCCTGGTCGGTCTGGAGGGCCACCTGGTCGAGGTCGAGGCCGACATCGCCCAGGGCCTTCCGAAGACGACCCTGATCGGTCTTCCCGACACGTCCCTGTCCGAAGCCCGCGACCGCGTCCGGGCCGCCATGGTGAACAGCGGCGAGCGGTTCCCCGACCGCAAGGTCACCATCGGCCTCTCACCCGCCACACTCCCCAAAACGGGATCGCACTATGACGTCGCGATCGCGTTGTCACTCCTCACGGCGGCCGGCGCAGTCGATCCCGGCGTGCTCCGCCGTACGGCGATCATCGGCGAACTGGGCCTCGACGGCCGCATCCGCGAGGTCCGCGGCGCGCTCGCGATGACCCTGGCCGCGTCCCGGGCCGGCTTCGACCGCATCGTCGTCCCGGACCTCAACGTGGGCGAGGCTCGCCTGGTCCCCGGCATCGAGGTGTACGGCGCTCGCTCGCTGCGCCAGGTCCTCGCTCTGCTCCGTGGCACCGAGATCCCTGACGAAGCACCACCCCGCGCCGAGCCGCGCCTGGTGTCGGAGTCGCTGGTCCGGCTGCCGGAGGTCGATCTCGACGACATCATCGGCCAGCAGGAGGGCCGACGCGCGATCGAGGCCGCTGCTGCCGGCGGCCACCACCTGTTCCTGCACGGCCCACCGGGATCCGGCAAGACCATGCTCGCCGAGCGCCTGGCCGGACTGATGCCTGACCTCAGCACCGACGACTCACTGGAAGTCTCGGCCGTGCACTCACTCGCCGGCCTGCTCACGAACGACGCCGAGCTGGTCCACCGGCCGCCGTTCATCGCGCCCCACCACACGGCGTCCCTGGCCAGTCTGGTCGGCGGCGGCACCGGCGTGCCGCGACCGGGCGCCATCAGCTGCGCGCACCGCGGCATCCTCTTCGTCGACGAGGCACCCGAGATGCATCCACTGGCCCTCGACAGCCTCCGACAGCCACTCGAATCGGGATTCGTCGAAATCCACCGGGCCGCGGCCGTTGCCAAGTTCCCCGCCCGCTTCATGCTCGTCCTCGCCGCCAACCCCTGCCCCTGCGGCCTGTCCGGCACCAACCAAGGCATCTGCAGTTGCACACCGCAGCATCTGGCGCGGTACCGCCAGCGGATCAGTGGCCCGATCAAGGATCGCCTCGACATCCAGCGCCAGATCCTGCCGGCCGCCCGCACAATTACCGACGGCCAATCCGTGGAGTCGACCGCAGTCGTCGCGGCTCGCGTCCAGGCCGCCCGCGATCGCCAGACGCACCGCTACCGCGAGACCGCCTGGACCCTCAACAGCGAGATCCCCGGCCCGGTCCTGCGCCGCGAGCACCCGCTTGACGAGGCCAGCCAAGAGCTCCTGGAAGACCACTACTCCGCCGGTCGCCTCACCGCACGAGGCTTCGACCGCGTAGTCCGCCTCGCCTGGACCCTGACGGACCTAGCCGGCGCCGCCATCCCCACAGCCGACCAAACCCACGAAGCCTTCCAACTCCGCTCAGGCGAGCCCCTGACCCAACTAGCAGACCTCCGCCCCCTCAAAGGACCCACCAAATGA
- a CDS encoding sensor histidine kinase, with translation MVRLAVVVVATGGLVMLAVRADQAAQVDGWRMAVDVAVGVVFIVAGALPTGPVRQRAMVAAVGGAWLLGSVFVQALSLHQSVLAVALVAFPTGQIRGRLAWLAVALAGVVATGVVPQPAVALLFALAAVCAAMRPPSARWYPVTAAGATAATLGVSWSLARSQESFDPAVALLDYQVVLGLVAVTFPVAYWSALRVRRRLADAVLVSRPLTGLDGFASVLGEALGDPSLEVHRWQDFAGRQADRNLLTVSEDDVPVAVVAHRSAALEDPLTARAVATAVRLAVANLRLQEEQLARLRELEAARARVVAAADRQREEVAEELGQNVAAVLRDAQAELADVRVGTATALGIVGSELAAAIAEIGDLVAGIPPATLGEGRLRDALEILAARAPAEAVISYSGDSAGDADAETALFYVCSEALANAAKHADAGRIKIDVRRYGDLLEATITDDGRGGADPSGSGLTGLSDRLAVLDGRLRVESPPGAGTTVTATVPCRRRLS, from the coding sequence ATGGTCAGGCTCGCGGTCGTGGTGGTCGCAACTGGTGGGCTGGTGATGCTGGCCGTGCGGGCGGACCAGGCGGCACAGGTCGATGGGTGGCGGATGGCGGTGGACGTCGCCGTCGGTGTCGTTTTCATCGTCGCTGGGGCCCTGCCCACCGGGCCGGTTCGTCAGCGGGCGATGGTTGCCGCCGTGGGTGGTGCCTGGTTGCTCGGATCCGTGTTCGTGCAGGCTCTATCACTCCATCAGTCGGTGCTTGCGGTGGCGTTGGTGGCGTTTCCGACCGGCCAGATCCGCGGCCGGCTCGCCTGGCTCGCGGTCGCTCTCGCCGGAGTGGTAGCGACCGGTGTCGTCCCACAACCTGCGGTGGCTCTGCTCTTCGCTCTGGCCGCCGTCTGCGCCGCGATGCGCCCACCAAGTGCTCGGTGGTATCCGGTGACGGCAGCCGGCGCAACGGCAGCGACACTTGGCGTCAGCTGGTCGCTCGCCAGGAGTCAGGAATCGTTCGATCCAGCGGTCGCTCTCCTCGACTACCAAGTCGTCCTCGGACTGGTCGCTGTGACGTTTCCTGTCGCGTACTGGTCGGCGCTACGAGTACGCCGACGGCTGGCCGACGCGGTTCTGGTCAGTCGGCCGTTGACTGGACTCGACGGCTTCGCCTCGGTACTCGGAGAGGCGCTCGGCGATCCAAGCCTTGAAGTTCACCGCTGGCAGGACTTCGCGGGCAGGCAGGCAGACCGGAACCTCCTCACGGTCAGCGAGGACGACGTACCGGTCGCTGTCGTCGCCCATCGGTCGGCGGCGCTGGAGGATCCGCTCACGGCCCGGGCGGTCGCGACGGCTGTCCGGCTGGCGGTGGCCAACCTCCGGCTGCAGGAGGAGCAATTGGCACGACTGCGCGAACTGGAGGCGGCGCGTGCGCGAGTTGTCGCAGCTGCGGACCGCCAGCGAGAGGAAGTGGCGGAAGAGCTGGGGCAGAACGTGGCAGCCGTCTTGAGGGACGCCCAGGCCGAACTCGCCGACGTACGCGTCGGGACAGCGACCGCCTTGGGGATCGTGGGATCAGAGCTCGCAGCGGCGATCGCGGAGATCGGCGACCTGGTGGCAGGTATTCCGCCGGCGACGCTGGGGGAGGGAAGGCTGCGCGATGCCCTCGAGATCCTCGCGGCACGAGCCCCGGCCGAGGCGGTGATCAGCTACAGCGGCGACTCTGCCGGTGACGCCGACGCCGAGACCGCCTTGTTCTATGTCTGTTCAGAGGCATTGGCCAACGCGGCCAAGCACGCCGACGCCGGCCGGATCAAGATCGACGTACGCCGGTACGGCGATCTGCTGGAGGCGACCATCACCGACGACGGGCGCGGTGGAGCCGACCCTTCCGGATCAGGGCTGACCGGCCTGTCCGACCGACTGGCCGTCCTCGACGGCCGGCTCCGGGTGGAGAGTCCACCCGGAGCCGGTACGACGGTGACTGCCACCGTCCCGTGTCGGCGCCGGCTGTCCTAA
- the lepB gene encoding signal peptidase I, whose amino-acid sequence MTDTPTKTDAKPAHRSGFAAAAREFVLIVVGALIVSSILRAFVGQMFIIPSESMENTLLVGDRVVVEKLTDVKRGDVVVFEDPGGWLGAEESGQKRGSIGRFFEIVGLLPDSSHGHLIKRLIGMPGDKVACCDAKGRLLVNGQPLDETSYLYPGDAPSQMDFQVTVPAGRIFVMGDHRSASGDSRVHLQDLDANGGNQGDAAFVPLDKVTGRAIMIVWPAGRWGKLGVPDTFKAVPAAGPAPDKPSISLTPPPK is encoded by the coding sequence GTGACCGATACACCGACCAAGACGGACGCCAAACCTGCCCACCGCTCGGGCTTCGCGGCGGCAGCCCGCGAGTTCGTGCTGATCGTGGTCGGTGCCCTGATCGTTTCCTCCATCCTGCGGGCGTTCGTCGGGCAGATGTTCATCATCCCGAGCGAGTCGATGGAGAACACGCTGCTGGTCGGCGATCGGGTCGTGGTCGAGAAGCTCACCGACGTCAAGCGCGGCGACGTGGTCGTGTTCGAGGACCCGGGCGGCTGGCTCGGCGCCGAGGAGAGCGGTCAGAAGCGCGGCTCGATCGGCCGGTTCTTCGAGATCGTCGGCCTGCTGCCGGACTCCAGCCACGGCCACCTGATCAAGCGCCTCATCGGTATGCCCGGCGACAAGGTCGCCTGCTGCGACGCCAAGGGACGGCTGCTCGTGAACGGCCAGCCGCTCGACGAGACCAGTTACCTGTATCCGGGCGACGCCCCGTCCCAGATGGACTTCCAGGTCACCGTCCCGGCCGGCCGGATCTTCGTGATGGGCGACCACCGCTCCGCCTCCGGGGACTCCCGCGTGCACCTGCAGGACCTCGACGCGAACGGCGGCAACCAGGGCGACGCGGCGTTCGTCCCGCTCGACAAGGTCACCGGGCGGGCGATCATGATCGTCTGGCCGGCGGGTCGCTGGGGCAAACTCGGCGTACCGGACACCTTCAAGGCGGTCCCGGCCGCCGGCCCGGCGCCTGACAAACCTTCGATATCCCTCACGCCACCACCCAAGTAA
- a CDS encoding glyoxalase: MTTLHSVVLEVADSASAEQFLADAFGLTEQVRVRESSAETTGFRDFTLSLTVAQPSTVSSLFESAVAAGATVVKPVTKSLWGYGGVVQAPDGTIWKVATSAKKDTGPATRVIDSVVLLLGCADVAVSKKFYVDHGLAVARSFGRKYVEFATTGPIKLGLYGRKALAKDAGVPVDGSGSHRIALTADAGNFVDPDGFVWEPVPSSVDGSLTSS, encoded by the coding sequence ATGACAACTCTTCACAGTGTGGTTCTGGAAGTGGCCGACAGCGCATCGGCGGAGCAATTCCTGGCGGATGCTTTCGGGCTGACCGAACAGGTACGGGTGCGAGAGTCCAGTGCGGAAACGACGGGTTTCCGTGACTTCACGTTGTCGCTGACGGTGGCCCAGCCGAGTACGGTGAGCAGCCTGTTCGAGTCGGCCGTCGCGGCCGGCGCGACGGTGGTGAAGCCGGTGACCAAGTCGCTCTGGGGGTACGGCGGCGTCGTCCAGGCGCCCGACGGCACGATCTGGAAGGTGGCCACCTCGGCGAAGAAGGACACCGGTCCGGCGACCCGCGTGATCGACTCCGTCGTCCTGCTGCTGGGATGCGCTGATGTTGCCGTGAGCAAGAAGTTCTACGTGGACCACGGGCTGGCCGTGGCGAGGAGCTTCGGGCGCAAGTACGTCGAGTTCGCCACCACGGGCCCGATCAAGCTGGGCCTGTATGGGCGGAAGGCGCTGGCCAAGGACGCCGGCGTACCGGTCGACGGCAGCGGCTCGCACCGGATCGCCCTGACAGCCGACGCGGGCAACTTCGTCGACCCGGACGGATTCGTCTGGGAACCCGTGCCGTCATCGGTCGATGGGAGCCTGACAAGCAGCTGA
- a CDS encoding ribonuclease HII, whose protein sequence is MSALPRGSTVRRDAGLYGYERALRRVGLDPIAGVDEAGRGPCAGPLVAAAVILPEGKRGQIPGLADSKLLTAKARERCYEEVRKRALAWSVVSIEADECDRLGMHVANVQALRRALFRLDVRPSYVLTDGFGVDGLGVPGLAMWKGDRVAACISAASVIAKVTRDRVMEHWDKVYPQYGFGIHKGYCTPEHQAALDEYGPCPQHRRRFENVRRSLRPVMGQNVTSPTGVESR, encoded by the coding sequence ATGAGCGCGTTGCCGCGCGGGAGCACGGTACGGCGGGACGCCGGGCTGTACGGGTACGAGCGAGCCCTGCGCCGCGTCGGCCTGGATCCGATTGCCGGTGTCGACGAGGCCGGTCGTGGTCCGTGTGCGGGCCCGTTGGTGGCTGCCGCGGTGATCCTGCCGGAGGGCAAGCGCGGTCAGATCCCGGGGCTGGCCGATTCGAAGCTGCTCACCGCGAAGGCGCGGGAGCGCTGCTACGAAGAGGTCCGGAAGCGTGCCTTGGCCTGGTCGGTGGTGTCCATCGAGGCGGACGAGTGTGATCGGCTGGGCATGCACGTCGCGAACGTGCAGGCGCTCCGCCGGGCACTGTTCCGGCTCGACGTGCGGCCGTCGTACGTGCTGACCGACGGCTTCGGCGTCGACGGTCTCGGCGTACCGGGCCTGGCGATGTGGAAGGGCGACCGCGTGGCCGCCTGCATCTCTGCCGCGTCAGTGATCGCGAAGGTGACCCGGGATCGCGTGATGGAGCACTGGGACAAGGTGTACCCGCAGTACGGGTTCGGGATCCACAAGGGGTACTGCACCCCTGAACACCAGGCGGCACTGGACGAATACGGCCCGTGCCCACAACATCGACGGCGGTTTGAGAATGTCCGCCGCAGTCTGCGGCCCGTTATGGGACAGAATGTGACCAGTCCCACCGGAGTGGAGAGCCGATGA
- a CDS encoding DUF2469 domain-containing protein, with translation MSADDLEKYETDMELQLYREYKDVVGIFKYVVETERRFYLCNAVDLKVRTEGGDVYFEVTMADAWVWDVYRSARFVKNAKVVTFRDVNIEELAKSDLEVPKDSDFGR, from the coding sequence ATGAGTGCTGACGACCTTGAGAAGTACGAGACCGATATGGAGCTTCAGCTCTATCGGGAGTACAAGGACGTCGTCGGGATCTTCAAGTACGTCGTGGAGACCGAGCGGCGCTTCTACCTGTGCAACGCGGTCGACCTGAAGGTCCGCACCGAGGGCGGCGACGTGTACTTCGAGGTGACGATGGCCGACGCCTGGGTCTGGGACGTGTACCGTTCCGCCCGCTTCGTCAAGAACGCCAAGGTCGTCACCTTCCGCGACGTCAACATCGAAGAGCTCGCCAAGTCCGACCTGGAAGTCCCGAAGGACTCCGACTTCGGCCGCTGA
- the dprA gene encoding DNA-processing protein DprA, with amino-acid sequence MTPTYALATEGSGSGRGAGGNEAVAGGNGDEERLARAGLSRVVEPGDLAALKTFEGLPPLEIWDRLQHNASGLERWSTRLATADPYRDLERAAAAGARFVIPGDDEWPAEVEVLEEAGQLTRRAGVPFGLWVRGRANLRRALTRAVAIVGARACSSYGEHVSAELSSGLADNGLTIVSGGAYGIDAAAHRGALAAAGTTIAVLACGVDVSYPKRNSALLSRIVEDGLVVAELPPGCAPTKLRFLARNRLIAAITQGTVVIEAAVRSGALNTAGWAEQCGRAVLAVPGPITSRMSAGSHLLVRERNAVLATNVADIIEAISPFGTNLTQPPRAAPTLTDTLTPDLQRTLDAVPVHNPAPTDRIATTAGLDLPTTQQCLQTLTTLTLITQTPTGWHLSPTSL; translated from the coding sequence ATGACCCCCACCTACGCACTAGCGACCGAAGGTTCTGGCTCCGGGCGAGGAGCGGGTGGCAACGAGGCGGTTGCCGGTGGCAACGGCGATGAGGAGCGTCTGGCCCGCGCGGGCTTGTCCCGGGTGGTCGAGCCGGGCGACCTCGCCGCCCTGAAGACCTTCGAAGGCCTACCCCCGTTGGAGATCTGGGACCGCCTCCAACACAACGCCTCCGGCCTGGAGCGCTGGTCCACGCGACTCGCCACGGCCGACCCATACCGAGATCTCGAGCGAGCCGCGGCCGCCGGCGCCCGGTTCGTGATCCCCGGCGACGACGAGTGGCCGGCCGAAGTCGAAGTCCTCGAGGAAGCAGGTCAGCTGACCCGCAGAGCCGGCGTACCGTTCGGCCTCTGGGTCCGCGGCCGCGCGAACCTCCGCCGAGCCCTGACCCGAGCCGTCGCGATCGTCGGCGCCCGCGCCTGCTCGTCGTACGGCGAACACGTTTCGGCCGAACTGTCCTCCGGCCTCGCCGACAACGGCCTGACGATCGTCTCCGGCGGCGCCTACGGCATCGACGCGGCAGCACACCGCGGAGCCCTCGCAGCCGCCGGCACGACCATCGCAGTCCTCGCCTGCGGCGTCGACGTCAGCTACCCGAAACGCAACTCCGCCCTGCTCAGCCGCATCGTCGAGGACGGCCTGGTCGTCGCCGAACTTCCACCCGGCTGCGCCCCGACCAAGCTCCGGTTCCTCGCCCGCAACCGACTCATCGCCGCCATAACCCAAGGCACCGTCGTCATCGAAGCCGCAGTACGCAGCGGCGCACTCAACACCGCCGGCTGGGCCGAACAATGCGGCCGCGCCGTCCTCGCCGTCCCTGGCCCGATCACCTCGCGAATGTCGGCGGGCAGTCACCTACTCGTCCGCGAACGCAACGCCGTCCTGGCCACCAACGTCGCCGACATCATCGAAGCAATCTCCCCCTTCGGCACCAACCTCACCCAACCCCCAAGAGCCGCCCCAACCCTCACCGACACCCTCACCCCCGACCTCCAACGAACCCTGGACGCCGTCCCGGTCCACAACCCCGCCCCCACCGACCGGATAGCCACCACCGCAGGCCTCGACCTCCCCACCACCCAACAATGCCTACAAACCCTCACCACCCTGACCCTGATAACCCAAACCCCCACCGGCTGGCACCTATCACCCACATCCCTATAA
- a CDS encoding YraN family protein — protein sequence MRTRNTVGRYGEDLAARYLSTHGFAVLERNWRCEFGEIDIVAREGDTLVVCEVKTRRGLNYGTPLEAITYRKLATLRRLAGRWLQTHQLRPAEVRIDVISILFDHNTPPTVDHVRGAI from the coding sequence ATGCGGACCAGGAACACCGTCGGACGGTACGGCGAGGATCTCGCCGCGAGATATCTCAGCACCCACGGTTTCGCCGTGCTCGAGCGCAACTGGCGCTGCGAGTTCGGCGAGATCGACATCGTCGCGCGCGAAGGCGACACACTCGTTGTCTGTGAGGTGAAGACCCGGCGCGGGCTGAACTACGGCACCCCGCTGGAGGCCATCACGTACCGGAAGCTGGCCACGCTCCGGAGGCTGGCCGGCCGCTGGCTGCAGACCCATCAGCTCAGACCGGCCGAGGTCAGGATCGACGTCATCTCGATCCTGTTCGACCACAACACGCCACCCACGGTGGACCACGTGCGAGGTGCGATCTGA